One window of the Montipora foliosa isolate CH-2021 chromosome 4, ASM3666993v2, whole genome shotgun sequence genome contains the following:
- the LOC137999093 gene encoding kinesin-2b-like: protein MTPGGSNVLVAARCRPFNDSEKARAATRVVKMSAEKTVIHNPHPGTNTKEHAFSLDHSYFWDTKTEQIFHDLGAPLLKRALEGFNVTMYAYGQTGTGKTHTMIGTEEEPGIIPLLNQGLFKFVDEAPPNKQFFVTVSFYEIFQEMIHDLLNPTGQDLRVRQHPQLGIFIEGLAELVVQDNEDLARLFEQGNRIRKMASVDKNSGGSRSDCVFTIHIEQKSNGGSSENGIRSKIILIDMAGSERMEGIDLNIQSEGGHINKGMSALNAVVSALADPKRKEGHIPYRNSKLTRILQDSLGGSAYTAMITTVSPADSDYEETLAAMQCGNRTKLIDNAVKKNEMENTKIIQDLRDEISRLREKLATSGRAGRANKDDVMQMEELIKDLQTAKRQTWEERERLSEHYDEERRITLANKGILDWVMDSTKRDNKEVQEKLMTLQKEKDQLTAEFKEKRRLVDELKDDLQSKIADYSQMAESGKNSEEENKARVSAIHDLKEKLKSENEELKKIKHNLKDIQEKQKAEKEEAKSQTSFLKGNAELRYRIESERREKHEKENAATLADEVDRVKMEVEQEKAELQLKAAEGAQYSTEQAIKLEMELVELKAERTVMSLRIQSVTEEKKRLKADLEEAYKRHKEELEIQQLQHFQTFRNYREVFEEQKSAIEQRYRTLLEEAIQDAVFLSTRNQELMHENQALKQEIAELKDQVSLGGSRDELS from the exons atg ACGCCAGGAGGCTCAAATGTATTAGTTGCAGCTCGCTGTAGACCTTTCAATG ATAGCGAGAAGGCAAGAGCTGCCACAAGGGTGGTTAAAATGAGTGCTGAAAAAACAGTAATACATAATCCACACCCTGGAACAAATACCAAG GAGCATGCATTTAGCCTTGATCACAGTTACTTTTGGGACACAAAAACT GAACAAATTTTTCATGATCTGGGTGCTCCACTACTAAAAAGAGCTCTGGAAGGCTTTAATGTCACTATGTATGCATATGGCCAG ACAGGCACTGGAAAAACTCACACCATGATAGGCACTGAAGAAGAGCCTGGTATCATTCCCTTG CTAAATCAAGGTCTGTTCAAGTTTGTAGATGAGGCCCCACCAAACAAGCAGTTTTTTGTCACTGTTTCATTCTATGAG ATATTTCAAGAAATGATTCATGATTTGCTGAATCCTACTGGCCAAGATTTGCGAGTCCGTCAGCATCCACAACTAGGAAT CTTTATTGAAGGTCTTGCTGAGCTTGTTGTTCAAGACAATGAAGACCTTGCTCGTCTCTTTGAGCAAGGAAATAGGATTCGCAAAATGGCATCAGTTGATAAGAACTCCGGTGGCTCAAG GTCTGATTGTGTGTTTACAATTCACATTGAGCAGAAGAGTAATGGAGGATCATCTGAAAATGGAATCAGATCCAAAATAATATTGATTGATATGGCAG GGTCTGAAAGAATGGAAGGCATAGATCTTAACATTCAGAGTGAGGGAGGTCATATAAACAAGGG GATGAGTGCCCTTAATGCTGTGGTGAGTGCATTGGCAGATCCCAAGAGGAAGGAAGGTCACATTCCTTACAGAAACTCTAAACTAACAAGGATTTTACAG GATTCTCTTGGTGGCAGTGCATACACTGCAATGATCACAACAGTGTCACCTGCAG ACTCCGACTATGAAGAGACTCTTGCTGCCATGCAATGTGGGAACAGGACAAAACTGATTGACAATGCTGTCAAGAAAAATGAG ATGGAGAATACAAAGATAATCCAAGATTTGAGAGATGAAATTTCACGATTGCGAGAAAAGTTGGCGACCAGTGGTAGGGCAGGCAGAGCAAACAAGGATGATGTCATGCAAATGGAA GAGCTCATAAAAGATCTTCAGACAGCTAAGAGGCAAACTTGGGAAGAAAGGGAAAGATTATCAGAGCATTATGATGAGGAGCGGAGGATAACCTTAGCAAATAAG GGAATCTTAGACTGGGTAATGGATAGTACGAAGAGAGACAATAAAGAAGTACAGGAAAAGTTGATGACCCTTCAAAAAGAGAAAGACCAG TTGACTGCCGAGTTCAAAGAAAAGCGAAGACTTGTTGATGAGCTGAAAGACGACTTGCAGTCAAAGATTGCCGATTACTCCCAGATGGCAGAATCCG GCAAGAACAGCGAAGAAGAAAACAAGGCCAGGGTGTCGGCCATTCATGACTTGAAGGAAAAACTCAAGAGCGAGAATGAAgaattgaagaagattaaacACAACCTCAAAGATatacaagaaaaacagaaaGCCGAAAAAGAG gaagcaaaatctcaaacttcatttttaaaaggaaatgcCGAACTACGTTACAGGATTGAG AGTGAACGACGCGAAAAACACGAGAAAGAAAATGCCGCAACATTGGCGGATGAGGTGGATCGGGTGAAGATGGAGGTTGAGCAGGAAAAAGCTGAGCTTCAG TTAAAAGCTGCCGAGGGAGCACAGTACAGCACTGAGCAGGCCATTAAGCTGGAAATGGAGCTGGTCGAGTTGAAAGCTGAACGCACTGTCATGTCACTGCGG ATTCAATCAGTAACGGAGGAGAAAAAGCGTTTAAAGGCAGATTTGGAAGAAGCTTACAAAAGACACAAGGAAGAATTGGAAATTCAACAGTTGCAGCACTTCCAGACGTTCCGTAACTATCGAGAAGTGTTCGAAgaacaaaaatcagccattGAACAGCGCTACCGAACGCTTTTGGAAGAAGCGATACAAGACGCCGTATTTCTCTCCACAAGAAATCAGGAACTTATGCACGAAAATCAAGCCTTGAAACAAG AAATTGCCGAGTTGAAAGACCAAGTCTCACTTGGAGGATCAAGAGATGAACTTTCCTAA